A section of the Polyangium spumosum genome encodes:
- a CDS encoding ATP-binding protein: MRVRARLVLFGAALPSLVMVLAVVVAGVVFRGSLLGALDRALLAQAAVESVSLFDGPTGVPHLHLGKSPLADDVRSFVPMAGLYDGAGKLVSYFPENGWIPDPPAKDVGAEGPHLATHLSSDGRWVRSLVVAVRAPWGEPYVLTLESSLAEIDATMRLYWQATLGLVAAAAALLFFLQWAQAGRMSRRIGDMTAQLPELRGGALSWSLPPDPTGDEIADLRVALAEAMERLRVARDAQERLIANAAHELRTPLGLMRTEMDLALRKERSAEELRAALAEARGEVTRLSNLAARLLDLAALGKVTWEAKAGDLAALVREAAEACEAEAEARGVTISLSLPDEAPAAFEAQTARQAIDNLLSNAMAHAPRGTMIVVGIEAADEVWCISVEDAGEGVRAEEAEQLFEPFFRGAKAKRGQGAGLGLSIVREIARRHGGRVYLGAKQGRGARFVLEMPRTV; the protein is encoded by the coding sequence GTGAGGGTCCGGGCGCGGCTCGTCCTTTTTGGCGCGGCCTTGCCGTCGCTCGTGATGGTGCTCGCGGTGGTCGTGGCGGGCGTGGTGTTCCGCGGGAGCTTGCTCGGCGCGCTGGATCGAGCGCTGCTCGCGCAGGCGGCGGTGGAGAGCGTGAGCCTCTTCGACGGGCCGACGGGGGTGCCGCATTTGCACCTCGGCAAATCGCCGCTCGCCGACGACGTGCGCTCCTTCGTGCCGATGGCGGGGCTCTACGACGGGGCGGGCAAGCTCGTCTCGTATTTCCCGGAGAATGGCTGGATCCCCGATCCACCCGCGAAGGACGTCGGCGCGGAGGGGCCGCATCTCGCCACGCATCTGTCCTCGGACGGGCGGTGGGTGCGGTCGCTCGTGGTCGCGGTCCGCGCGCCCTGGGGCGAGCCGTACGTGCTGACGCTGGAGAGCTCGCTCGCGGAGATCGACGCGACGATGCGGCTCTACTGGCAAGCGACGCTGGGGCTCGTGGCGGCGGCGGCGGCGCTCCTGTTTTTCTTGCAATGGGCGCAGGCGGGCCGGATGAGCCGGCGCATCGGCGACATGACGGCGCAACTGCCGGAGCTCCGGGGCGGCGCGCTCTCGTGGAGCTTGCCGCCGGATCCGACGGGCGACGAGATCGCCGATCTGCGCGTCGCGCTGGCGGAGGCCATGGAGCGGCTGCGGGTGGCGCGGGACGCGCAGGAGCGGCTCATCGCGAATGCGGCGCACGAGCTCCGGACGCCGCTCGGATTGATGCGGACCGAGATGGACCTCGCCTTGCGCAAGGAGCGGAGCGCCGAGGAGCTCCGGGCGGCGCTCGCGGAGGCGCGCGGGGAGGTGACGCGCCTGTCGAACCTGGCCGCGCGGCTGCTCGACCTCGCGGCGCTCGGCAAGGTGACGTGGGAGGCGAAGGCGGGTGACCTCGCGGCGCTCGTGCGGGAGGCGGCGGAGGCGTGTGAAGCGGAGGCGGAGGCGCGGGGCGTGACGATCTCGCTCTCCTTGCCGGACGAGGCGCCGGCCGCGTTCGAGGCGCAGACGGCGCGGCAGGCGATCGACAACCTGCTGTCGAACGCAATGGCGCACGCGCCGCGGGGGACGATGATCGTGGTGGGGATCGAGGCGGCGGACGAGGTGTGGTGTATCTCGGTGGAGGACGCTGGCGAGGGGGTCCGCGCCGAGGAGGCCGAGCAGCTCTTCGAGCCATTTTTCCGGGGAGCGAAGGCGAAGCGAGGGCAGGGGGCGGGGCTCGGTCTGTCGATCGTGCGGGAAATCGCGCGGAGGCACGGGGGCAGGGTGTACCTCGGGGCCAAGCA
- a CDS encoding response regulator transcription factor: MKLFVVEDEAKMARLLERGLREEGHQVDLAESGTEALEQGLGVAYDVIILDWSLPGMDGVSLLRRWRERGLRTPVLLLTARGTVGERVTGLRAGADDYLVKPFDFEELVARLEALHRRGAGHEALTRLGPITLDARRRVIGRDGAEESLTAREFALLSELAGHAGEALTRTELLGTVWGTGFDGAPNVVDVYVGYLRGKLRSVSGDAVTIQAVRGVGYRLVVARPPRGEA; this comes from the coding sequence GTGAAGCTCTTCGTGGTGGAGGACGAGGCCAAGATGGCGCGCCTGCTCGAGCGCGGCCTGCGCGAGGAGGGGCATCAGGTGGACCTCGCCGAGAGCGGCACCGAGGCGCTCGAGCAGGGCCTCGGGGTCGCCTACGACGTGATCATCCTGGACTGGTCGTTGCCCGGGATGGATGGCGTCTCGCTCCTGCGGCGGTGGCGGGAGCGCGGGCTCCGGACGCCGGTCCTGCTCCTGACGGCGCGCGGGACGGTGGGCGAGCGCGTGACGGGCCTGCGGGCCGGCGCGGACGATTACCTGGTCAAACCGTTCGATTTCGAGGAGCTCGTGGCGCGCCTCGAGGCCCTGCACCGGAGAGGCGCGGGGCACGAGGCGCTCACGCGGCTCGGGCCGATCACGCTCGACGCGCGGCGCCGGGTGATCGGGCGGGACGGGGCCGAGGAGAGCCTGACGGCGCGGGAGTTCGCGCTCCTGTCGGAGCTCGCGGGGCACGCGGGGGAGGCGCTCACGCGGACGGAGCTGCTCGGCACGGTGTGGGGGACGGGGTTCGACGGGGCGCCAAACGTGGTGGACGTGTACGTGGGGTATTTGCGGGGCAAGCTGCGCAGCGTCTCGGGGGACGCCGTGACGATCCAGGCCGTGCGGGGCGTGGGGTATCGGCTGGTCGTGGCGCGGCCGCCGCGGGGCGAAGCGTGA
- a CDS encoding efflux RND transporter permease subunit has translation MIEALVRLSIRRRVVVVALTFVLAIVGALLGRRIELDALPDITNNQVLVLTSAPGRTPEEVERLVTRPIELALGGLPGLEEHRSLSRYGISSVTVVFDDAVDPYLARQMVSERIGAVAGSLPPGVGAPELGPVTGGLGEIFHFTLSSPSRSLAELQELTTTRVAPLLRSVPGVVEVNAWGGERRTIEVVADPARLSQRQITLGALREALERSTGSAPGASLPLGRGQALLRAVSRPKDPSELGHAIVSPLDQEGRAVRVSDVAELRVGASPRIGAATADGRGEVVYVMVQMLRGDNALDVMERLHARLPAVRAALPEDVSVRVVYDRSHLVGATLRTVGKSLLEGGLLVCVVLFAMLGSLRAGLLVASAIPLSMLGALSGMVALGIPGNLMSLGAIDFGLVVDGAVVMVEHVFHASHQKDVPERGPERISWVSRVCAEVARPVFFSVLIILIVYLPVLTMTGVDGKMFRPMALTVVFALSTSLLLSLTYVPAAMSLVLRKKDVPARDPWLVRGIDRIYGPTLSFVVKRPRLVVASALSLFALGFVLFVRAGSELAPQLDEGDLVVQTTRAPDISLETAVIEAGKLEAAVRAVPEVQQVVSRVGSPAVATDIMGLEQADVFITLAPRDTWRPGLEREALIEEIQRAIDAASPGADPSFTQPIQMRFNELLGGAVSDVAVSIYGADLTTLRALAEKVAAEIEAEPGAADVKVLAPPDVSLIEVEPKALEASQVGLGVGEVMDAVQAVKNGIEVGETYDGPLRIPVVLRVGGVSGAFDLPSLSLPTPAGGLVPLARVARVETLPTPGLVSRKDGERRIVVGFNVRGADLGDLVARARARVERAVPAPRGYRLVWGGQYETFQEASRRLLLVVPAAVLLILGVLFAAFRKVKPTLVIFTNVPFACVGGMVALTIRDMPVSISAAVGFIALSGVAVLNGVVLLSRVLANEAAGLTPAEAAEDAARSRARPVLMTALVAALGFVPMMLARGVGSEVQRPLATVVVGGLVTSTLLTLLIVPSLYGWLGKGRRGTNAAPPPPDGPSGATMAS, from the coding sequence TTGATCGAGGCTCTCGTCAGGCTGTCGATCCGCCGTCGTGTCGTCGTCGTGGCGTTGACGTTCGTCCTCGCGATCGTGGGGGCGTTGCTCGGCCGGAGGATCGAGCTCGACGCGCTGCCGGACATCACGAACAACCAGGTGCTCGTGTTGACGAGCGCGCCCGGTCGGACGCCCGAGGAGGTCGAGCGTCTGGTCACGCGGCCCATCGAGCTCGCGCTCGGCGGCCTGCCGGGGCTCGAGGAGCACCGGAGTTTGTCGCGCTACGGGATCTCGTCGGTGACGGTGGTCTTCGACGACGCGGTGGATCCCTACCTCGCGCGGCAGATGGTCTCGGAGCGTATCGGGGCCGTCGCGGGCTCGTTGCCGCCCGGCGTGGGCGCGCCCGAGCTCGGGCCGGTGACGGGCGGGCTCGGGGAGATTTTTCATTTCACGTTGAGCTCGCCGTCGCGATCACTCGCGGAGCTGCAGGAGCTCACGACGACCCGCGTGGCGCCGCTGCTGCGTTCGGTGCCGGGCGTCGTGGAGGTGAACGCCTGGGGCGGCGAGCGGCGCACGATCGAGGTCGTGGCCGATCCGGCGCGGCTCTCGCAGCGGCAGATCACGCTGGGCGCGCTGCGCGAGGCGCTCGAACGATCGACGGGCAGCGCGCCCGGGGCGAGCTTGCCGCTCGGGCGAGGGCAAGCGCTGCTGCGCGCCGTCTCGCGGCCGAAGGATCCCTCCGAGCTCGGGCACGCGATCGTGTCGCCGCTCGATCAGGAGGGGCGCGCCGTGCGTGTCTCCGACGTGGCGGAGCTACGCGTGGGCGCGTCGCCGAGGATCGGCGCGGCGACGGCCGACGGCCGCGGCGAGGTCGTTTACGTGATGGTGCAGATGCTCCGGGGCGACAACGCGCTCGACGTGATGGAACGGCTGCACGCGCGTTTGCCCGCGGTGCGCGCGGCGCTGCCGGAGGACGTCTCGGTCCGCGTCGTGTACGACCGGAGCCACCTCGTCGGGGCCACGCTGCGCACGGTGGGCAAGAGCTTGCTCGAAGGAGGCTTGCTCGTCTGCGTGGTGCTCTTCGCGATGCTCGGGAGCCTGCGCGCGGGGCTGCTCGTGGCCTCGGCGATCCCGCTCTCGATGCTCGGCGCGCTCTCGGGCATGGTGGCGCTCGGGATCCCGGGCAACCTGATGAGCCTCGGCGCCATCGATTTTGGCCTCGTCGTGGACGGGGCCGTGGTGATGGTCGAGCACGTCTTCCACGCCTCGCACCAGAAGGACGTGCCGGAGCGTGGTCCCGAGCGGATCTCGTGGGTGAGCCGCGTGTGCGCCGAGGTCGCGAGGCCGGTGTTTTTCTCGGTGCTGATCATCCTCATCGTGTACCTGCCCGTGCTCACGATGACGGGCGTCGACGGCAAGATGTTCCGGCCGATGGCGCTGACCGTGGTGTTCGCGCTCTCCACGTCGCTCCTCCTGTCGCTCACGTACGTGCCCGCGGCGATGAGCCTCGTGCTCCGCAAGAAGGACGTGCCGGCGCGGGATCCGTGGCTCGTGCGGGGGATCGACCGGATCTACGGGCCCACGCTTTCGTTCGTGGTCAAACGACCCCGGCTCGTGGTCGCGAGCGCGCTCTCGCTGTTCGCGCTGGGGTTCGTGCTCTTCGTGCGCGCGGGCAGCGAGCTCGCGCCGCAGCTCGACGAGGGCGACCTCGTGGTGCAGACGACGCGCGCCCCCGACATCAGCCTGGAGACCGCGGTGATCGAGGCGGGCAAGCTCGAAGCGGCCGTGCGTGCGGTGCCCGAGGTGCAGCAGGTCGTCTCGCGCGTGGGCAGCCCCGCGGTGGCGACGGACATCATGGGGCTCGAGCAAGCGGACGTGTTCATCACGCTCGCGCCGCGGGACACGTGGCGGCCGGGGCTCGAGCGCGAGGCGCTGATCGAGGAGATCCAGCGCGCGATCGACGCGGCCTCGCCGGGCGCGGATCCCTCGTTCACGCAGCCGATCCAGATGCGGTTCAACGAGCTGCTCGGCGGCGCGGTCTCGGACGTGGCGGTGAGCATCTACGGGGCGGATCTCACCACGCTGCGCGCGCTCGCGGAGAAGGTCGCGGCCGAGATCGAGGCCGAGCCGGGCGCGGCCGACGTGAAGGTGCTCGCGCCGCCGGACGTCTCGCTCATCGAGGTCGAGCCGAAGGCGCTCGAAGCGTCCCAGGTGGGCCTCGGCGTGGGCGAGGTGATGGACGCGGTGCAGGCGGTGAAGAACGGGATCGAGGTCGGCGAGACGTACGACGGTCCGCTGCGGATCCCGGTGGTGCTGCGGGTCGGGGGCGTCTCGGGCGCGTTCGACCTGCCGAGCCTGAGCTTGCCCACGCCGGCCGGCGGGCTCGTGCCGCTCGCGCGTGTCGCGAGGGTCGAGACCTTGCCGACGCCGGGCCTCGTGAGCCGCAAGGACGGCGAGCGTCGCATCGTGGTGGGCTTCAACGTGCGCGGCGCGGATCTCGGCGATCTCGTGGCGCGGGCGCGGGCGCGCGTGGAGCGCGCCGTCCCTGCGCCGCGCGGGTATCGGCTCGTCTGGGGCGGGCAATACGAGACGTTCCAGGAGGCGTCGCGGCGGCTGCTCCTGGTCGTGCCGGCCGCGGTGCTGCTCATCCTGGGCGTGCTCTTCGCGGCGTTCCGCAAGGTGAAGCCCACGCTCGTGATCTTCACGAACGTGCCGTTCGCCTGCGTGGGCGGGATGGTGGCGCTCACGATTCGCGACATGCCGGTGTCGATCTCCGCGGCCGTGGGGTTCATCGCGCTCTCGGGCGTGGCGGTGCTGAACGGCGTGGTCTTGCTCTCGCGCGTGCTCGCGAACGAGGCGGCGGGTTTGACCCCGGCGGAGGCGGCGGAGGACGCGGCGCGGTCGCGGGCGCGGCCGGTGCTCATGACGGCGCTCGTGGCGGCGCTCGGGTTCGTGCCGATGATGCTCGCGCGGGGCGTGGGCTCGGAGGTGCAGCGGCCGCTCGCGACCGTGGTCGTGGGCGGGCTCGTGACCTCGACGCTCTTGACGTTGCTCATCGTGCCGAGCTTGTACGGCTGGCTCGGCAAGGGCCGGCGCGGGACGAACGCCGCGCCTCCGCCGCCGGACGGCCCGTCCGGCGCTACGATGGCGTCGTGA
- a CDS encoding efflux RND transporter periplasmic adaptor subunit, whose protein sequence is MRARVAWMFVAATLAACSRPEEAPQAAALDVGPKSAETPWVKARAPGGLSLLEAPAELVPPSGARGAVMPPFSARITKVHVEHGAGVEEGAAIATVVMPELARAAGAYVAAGTRLAAQGKRKAQLEALRKEGLTKLAEIAEVEGLLADATAEQQIALSTLKIAGLGPKDASALVASGGKVTLKSPVAGVVTEIDAAIGETREPTGAPIARIEGGGAARVEARFSQRPPPGARFVFVGPLGQTTALTLLREAPSTSGRDGTVAAWFEPAEVIALPHGTLGKVRVTPDPAGSAVAIPAAAVTLKDGVAVVFSRKTGAPLPVKVLASSGADALVEGDLRPGDEVAADASRVLPTPGGDVD, encoded by the coding sequence ATGAGGGCGCGCGTGGCGTGGATGTTCGTGGCGGCGACGCTCGCCGCGTGCTCGCGCCCCGAGGAGGCGCCGCAGGCGGCGGCCCTCGACGTGGGCCCGAAGAGCGCAGAGACGCCGTGGGTGAAGGCGCGCGCGCCGGGCGGGTTGTCGTTGCTCGAAGCGCCGGCCGAGCTCGTGCCGCCCTCGGGGGCGCGGGGCGCGGTGATGCCGCCGTTCTCGGCGCGGATCACGAAGGTGCACGTCGAGCACGGCGCGGGCGTGGAGGAGGGCGCGGCGATCGCGACCGTGGTGATGCCGGAGCTCGCGCGCGCGGCGGGCGCGTACGTGGCGGCGGGCACGCGGCTCGCGGCGCAGGGCAAACGCAAGGCGCAGCTCGAGGCGCTCCGCAAGGAGGGGCTCACGAAGCTCGCGGAGATCGCCGAGGTCGAGGGCCTGCTGGCCGACGCGACCGCCGAGCAGCAGATCGCGCTCTCGACGCTGAAGATCGCCGGGCTCGGGCCGAAGGACGCCTCCGCGCTCGTGGCCTCGGGCGGGAAGGTGACGCTGAAGAGCCCGGTCGCCGGGGTGGTGACCGAGATCGACGCGGCGATCGGGGAGACACGCGAGCCGACGGGCGCGCCGATCGCGCGTATCGAGGGCGGCGGCGCGGCGCGGGTGGAGGCGCGGTTCTCGCAGCGGCCGCCGCCGGGCGCGAGGTTCGTCTTCGTGGGTCCGCTCGGACAAACCACGGCGCTCACGCTGCTGCGCGAGGCGCCGAGCACGAGCGGGCGCGACGGGACGGTGGCCGCGTGGTTCGAGCCCGCGGAGGTGATCGCCTTGCCGCATGGAACGCTGGGGAAGGTGCGCGTCACGCCGGATCCCGCGGGGAGCGCGGTGGCCATCCCCGCGGCGGCCGTGACGCTGAAGGACGGCGTGGCCGTGGTGTTCTCGCGAAAGACGGGGGCGCCGCTGCCCGTGAAGGTGCTCGCGAGCTCCGGGGCCGACGCGCTCGTCGAAGGGGATCTGCGCCCCGGGGACGAGGTGGCCGCGGACGCGTCGCGCGTGTTGCCCACGCCCGGAGGAGACGTCGATTGA
- a CDS encoding TolC family protein has product MSSWLALPIVANVALAGSPPPKVVSFDEAIGLSVTTPDVRGAERAVEAKHALGSRISSMTENPQLYVQPGFRVLPTPNQGVELQASVTQSWNLAGLSSARKAAARVEEQELSAGARALALTQRLEAARAWIDLWAAARVLDVATREAALAGQFSRLVEKAAQASAATKADTADARAYHAEARLGVIGAEGEVFERGLTLSRALAAGPDPLAARGDLPAPTLPARPSLREAVRRAATLPSVQQKALAARVERAREAEEKAARGTSLSLGVFVQRDSPGGFVGFGAVGLTLPAFDRGERERSVMAARAAQLEGESKREAANAAADLAMAIHEVEHTQDVVDTLAGAIVPALSEGLAARVKIFEAGEGTILEVITARRSVAAAQSRLERARAANAWARVKLWLWLSALEDGKKQEKAR; this is encoded by the coding sequence ATGAGCTCCTGGCTCGCACTCCCGATCGTCGCCAATGTCGCGCTCGCGGGCTCGCCGCCGCCGAAGGTGGTCTCGTTCGACGAGGCCATCGGCCTTTCCGTCACCACGCCGGACGTGCGCGGCGCCGAGCGGGCGGTGGAGGCAAAACACGCGCTCGGCAGCCGTATCTCGTCGATGACGGAGAACCCGCAGCTCTACGTGCAGCCGGGGTTCCGCGTCCTGCCGACGCCGAACCAGGGGGTCGAGCTCCAGGCGAGCGTGACGCAATCGTGGAACCTCGCGGGGTTGTCCTCGGCCCGCAAGGCCGCGGCGCGGGTCGAGGAACAGGAGCTCTCGGCCGGGGCGCGCGCGCTCGCGCTCACGCAGCGGCTCGAGGCGGCGCGGGCGTGGATCGACCTCTGGGCCGCCGCGCGCGTGCTCGACGTGGCCACGCGCGAGGCCGCGCTCGCCGGGCAGTTCTCGCGGCTCGTGGAGAAGGCGGCCCAGGCCTCGGCGGCGACGAAGGCGGACACGGCCGACGCGCGCGCCTACCACGCCGAGGCGCGGCTCGGCGTCATCGGGGCCGAGGGCGAGGTGTTCGAGCGCGGGCTCACGCTCTCGCGGGCGCTCGCCGCGGGCCCGGATCCACTCGCCGCGCGTGGAGATCTGCCGGCGCCCACGTTGCCCGCGAGGCCGAGCCTGCGCGAGGCGGTGCGCCGCGCGGCGACGCTGCCGTCGGTGCAGCAGAAGGCGCTCGCCGCCCGGGTCGAGCGCGCGCGGGAGGCCGAGGAGAAGGCCGCGCGCGGGACGTCGCTCTCGCTCGGCGTGTTCGTGCAGCGCGATTCGCCCGGGGGATTCGTGGGGTTCGGCGCCGTCGGCCTCACGCTGCCGGCGTTCGATCGGGGCGAGCGCGAGCGCAGCGTGATGGCCGCGCGCGCGGCGCAGCTCGAGGGCGAGTCGAAGCGCGAAGCGGCGAACGCGGCCGCGGATCTCGCGATGGCGATCCACGAGGTGGAGCACACGCAGGACGTCGTGGACACGCTCGCCGGGGCGATCGTGCCGGCGCTGTCGGAGGGGCTCGCGGCGCGGGTGAAGATTTTCGAGGCGGGCGAGGGGACGATCCTCGAGGTGATCACGGCGCGGAGGAGCGTCGCGGCCGCGCAGAGCCGGCTCGAGCGGGCGCGCGCGGCGAACGCGTGGGCGCGGGTGAAGTTGTGGCTCTGGCTCTCGGCCCTCGAGGACGGGAAGAAGCAGGAGAAGGCGCGATGA
- a CDS encoding PAS domain-containing protein, whose amino-acid sequence MGERDGDLAREVERLRSRVGELEEQLQAFVKHTPTATALFDTNVRYLVASEAWLSDLRVEVRDVLGRSHYDVFPEITERWKEIHQRCLAGATESSEEDPFPRADGSVDWLRWKVMPWRTGAGEIGGLFMFTEVITERKRLKDALEAQAAAIRELSTPIVPIRDDVLVMPLVGALTPERTVQIMENLLGRIVSAQARVAIIDVTGVPLVDSHAANSLLQIAKAVQLLGAGVVLTGIRPEVAQSLVSEDVDMKDIVTRRDLQGGVAWAMRGRT is encoded by the coding sequence ATGGGAGAACGGGACGGGGATCTGGCGCGAGAGGTCGAGCGACTGCGTTCGCGGGTGGGTGAGCTCGAGGAGCAACTGCAGGCGTTCGTGAAGCACACGCCCACCGCGACGGCGCTCTTCGATACGAACGTACGTTACCTGGTGGCCAGCGAGGCCTGGCTCTCGGATCTCCGCGTCGAGGTCCGAGACGTCCTCGGTCGGAGCCATTACGACGTTTTCCCCGAGATCACCGAGCGGTGGAAGGAGATCCACCAGCGTTGCCTCGCCGGCGCGACCGAGTCGTCCGAGGAGGACCCATTCCCGCGCGCCGACGGGAGCGTCGATTGGTTGCGGTGGAAGGTCATGCCGTGGCGCACCGGCGCCGGTGAGATCGGCGGGCTCTTCATGTTCACGGAGGTCATCACCGAGCGCAAGCGCCTGAAGGACGCGCTCGAGGCGCAAGCCGCCGCGATCCGGGAGCTCTCGACGCCGATCGTGCCGATCCGCGACGACGTGCTGGTGATGCCGCTCGTCGGGGCGCTGACCCCGGAGCGGACGGTCCAGATCATGGAGAACCTGCTCGGTCGAATCGTGTCGGCGCAGGCGCGTGTCGCCATCATCGACGTCACGGGCGTGCCGCTCGTCGATAGCCACGCGGCGAATTCGCTGCTCCAGATCGCGAAGGCGGTGCAGCTCCTCGGCGCGGGCGTGGTCCTGACCGGGATCCGGCCCGAGGTCGCCCAGTCGCTCGTGAGCGAGGACGTCGACATGAAAGACATCGTCACGCGGCGCGATTTGCAGGGCGGCGTCGCCTGGGCGATGCGCGGACGGACCTGA
- a CDS encoding phytoene desaturase family protein encodes MSSTRRAIVIGTGTGGLASAAFLARDGFDVLALDASAEIGGYLAPFSRDGFVFDQGLHYVGACRPGQLVHELLEALGVDAAELFHELDPDAFDLYRFPDLDIRVCRPLAAYRERLTALFPGETRGLRHFFGLLDGAARMHEALARNILGRPVLSDLVALTGVPALLQWSQRPLRELIEQSVTDPRLRAVLGGQSGAWALPPSRVVALAALLYMAHFSDGAFFPRGGGGGLRDALAGAAEAKGARFRTRALVEHIEAERGRVTGVVLAGGERIEADVVVSAIDPTITLGRLVSAAELPTSLRRKAAVIEPSMAMFQLGLGLRGDARARGLSAQNVWLYPSYDVEEGFSARFTGKLPARPMLFVSPTSIKDPSGALAPEGSSSLVVLTYVPHAKFRKWQSLPEAERGPAHAAYRDEITRWMLEELDTRYPGLVGDVVVKACGTPLTAADRTRNAAGAPFGPAMTLSQWGPKGFRTRTPVTGLFLAGSGVFGGGVAPCLLSGLAAAMMAKLSPR; translated from the coding sequence ATGTCCTCCACGCGTCGCGCGATCGTCATCGGCACCGGCACGGGCGGGCTCGCGTCCGCGGCGTTCCTCGCCAGGGACGGCTTCGACGTGCTCGCCCTCGACGCGAGCGCCGAGATCGGCGGCTACCTCGCGCCCTTCTCGCGGGACGGATTCGTCTTCGACCAGGGGCTGCACTACGTCGGCGCCTGCCGCCCCGGTCAGCTCGTCCACGAGCTGCTCGAGGCCCTCGGCGTCGACGCGGCCGAGCTCTTCCACGAGCTCGATCCGGACGCATTCGACCTCTACCGATTTCCCGACCTCGATATCCGGGTTTGCCGCCCCCTCGCCGCCTACCGCGAGCGCCTCACCGCGCTTTTTCCGGGCGAAACGAGGGGCTTGCGCCATTTCTTCGGGCTGCTCGACGGCGCGGCGCGGATGCACGAGGCGCTCGCCCGGAACATCCTCGGCCGGCCCGTCCTCTCCGATCTGGTCGCGCTCACGGGCGTGCCTGCGCTCTTGCAATGGAGCCAGCGGCCGTTGCGCGAGCTCATCGAGCAGAGCGTGACGGATCCGCGCCTGCGCGCGGTGCTCGGCGGCCAGTCCGGCGCGTGGGCCCTGCCGCCTTCGCGCGTGGTCGCGCTCGCGGCGCTGCTCTACATGGCCCATTTCAGCGACGGCGCGTTTTTCCCGCGCGGCGGCGGCGGGGGCCTGCGCGACGCGCTCGCGGGCGCGGCCGAGGCGAAGGGCGCGCGGTTCCGGACGCGGGCCCTCGTCGAGCATATCGAGGCCGAGCGCGGGCGCGTGACCGGCGTCGTGCTCGCGGGGGGCGAGCGGATCGAGGCCGACGTCGTGGTCTCGGCCATCGATCCCACGATCACGCTGGGCAGGCTGGTCTCCGCGGCCGAACTCCCGACCTCGCTCCGGCGCAAGGCGGCGGTGATCGAGCCGTCGATGGCGATGTTCCAGCTCGGGCTCGGCCTGCGCGGCGACGCGCGCGCGCGCGGGCTCTCGGCGCAGAACGTGTGGCTCTACCCGTCCTACGACGTCGAGGAGGGGTTCTCCGCGCGATTCACGGGGAAGCTCCCGGCGCGGCCGATGCTGTTCGTCTCGCCAACCTCGATCAAGGACCCGAGCGGCGCGCTCGCGCCGGAGGGCAGCTCGTCGCTGGTCGTGCTCACGTACGTGCCCCACGCCAAGTTCCGCAAATGGCAATCGCTGCCCGAGGCCGAGCGAGGGCCCGCCCACGCGGCGTATCGCGACGAGATCACGCGGTGGATGCTGGAGGAGCTCGATACGCGTTACCCCGGGCTCGTGGGCGACGTGGTCGTGAAGGCGTGCGGCACGCCGCTCACGGCCGCGGATCGGACGCGCAACGCGGCGGGCGCGCCGTTCGGCCCGGCGATGACGCTCTCGCAATGGGGACCCAAGGGGTTCCGCACGCGCACGCCCGTCACGGGCCTCTTCCTCGCGGGCTCGGGCGTATTCGGCGGCGGCGTGGCGCCGTGCCTGCTGTCGGGGCTCGCCGCGGCGATGATGGCCAAGCTCTCGCCGCGGTGA
- a CDS encoding PAS domain S-box protein translates to MKEKRLEGPAESVSGGADPYRRLFEVAPALLGIASAEGYLEELSPSWEQTLGHTREELRASPFLSFVHPDDQAKTLEMTTRAERSVVLNFQNRYRCKDGSYRWIDWTSVPTDGRVYFVARDVTDRYLLEEELRASQRELEARYEQLEQEMGERRQAEAALHEQNEAVRALSAPILQVAEGVLLLPVIGQIDARRAGMMMGKLLESIVQSAAGVTILDLTGVAAMDAETGSHVFSLVHAARLLGSECLVSGIRPAIATTMVELGIDTSSLRTFGTLAAALSHALGLRTARQR, encoded by the coding sequence GTGAAAGAAAAACGATTGGAAGGGCCGGCGGAGTCCGTGAGCGGCGGGGCGGATCCGTACCGACGCCTCTTCGAGGTGGCCCCCGCGCTCCTGGGTATTGCCTCGGCAGAAGGTTATCTCGAGGAGCTCTCGCCGTCGTGGGAGCAAACCCTCGGCCACACGCGCGAGGAGCTCCGCGCGTCTCCGTTCCTCTCCTTCGTGCATCCGGACGACCAGGCGAAGACCCTCGAGATGACCACGAGGGCCGAGCGATCCGTCGTGCTGAACTTCCAGAATCGATATCGGTGCAAGGACGGCAGCTACCGGTGGATCGACTGGACGAGCGTGCCCACCGACGGACGCGTGTACTTCGTGGCGCGGGACGTCACCGATCGATACCTGCTCGAAGAGGAGCTCCGGGCGTCGCAGCGCGAGCTCGAGGCGAGGTACGAGCAGCTCGAGCAGGAGATGGGCGAGCGCCGCCAGGCCGAGGCGGCCCTCCATGAACAAAACGAGGCGGTCCGCGCGCTCTCGGCGCCGATCCTGCAGGTCGCCGAGGGCGTCCTCCTCTTGCCCGTCATCGGGCAAATCGACGCCCGGCGCGCCGGCATGATGATGGGCAAGCTGCTCGAATCCATCGTGCAATCGGCGGCCGGCGTGACGATCCTCGATCTCACGGGTGTCGCCGCCATGGACGCGGAGACGGGCTCACACGTCTTTTCCCTCGTCCACGCGGCGCGGCTCCTCGGCAGCGAATGCCTCGTCTCCGGCATCCGGCCCGCCATCGCCACGACGATGGTGGAGCTCGGAATCGACACGAGCAGCCTGCGCACGTTCGGCACCCTCGCCGCGGCGCTCTCCCACGCCCTCGGGCTCCGGACGGCTCGCCAGCGCTAG